ATCGAACAGCCATCATCTTAGTAAAAGATATAAACTGTCTTTCCATTTTCAATCCCAAGAATTCTGAAGCGGATTGAGCTGAATCTTAGTATTTTCAAAGATGCCTTGGATATTTAGTGGTAGAGTTGTAGAGTCCTTGGGTCTCACCAAGAAATGCCTGTgttctcttcttttctccccccccacccccatcatatTTGACATTCAGCATCCTAGACATTTAAATTCTGCCCATTCAGCATCTAGAGCACTTCTCCAATTCGTTTCAGCTATGTGGAAAGTGCTGTGTTTCCATCCCTCCTCCAAACCACCAGACACATGGCACAAGCAAGAGAGTGATGCTTGAGCCCTGAGCCTTAAGAAGCTACATAGTAAAGGAAGGACTTGATTCAATGAGTTATGGATCCTTTTTAATGCCCAAAGCAGCCCATGTCATCTACTAACCATTAATCACACATCTACTGTACCAATGTTCAGCCATGTAACATCCAAAGTAGTCCTTAAGATTGTTAGGGCCTATGCATACCACTGGTTACAGACATATAGCCAGAATGGAACATACTAATTGAAAGTCAAGACATTTTGTGAGAGGCCTAAGCTAAGCATAGCTACTTGCATCTTAGTACTCATCTAAACTATATTGGGCGTAAAGATGAGCTTGTAACAATATGCACAACTGATAATTCCTACTGGTCCAAGTTTGTTCCCTCCAAAGACTCTCAAGGAAATATAGTGAATATAACTTGTTTCATCAGATTGCAATTATATAAAGCACTGTCCTTTAGAATTGGGCTTTATTTGAACTTAATATCCATCTTGGTTGAAAATCTAAAATAAATCTATTTGTTAACTACATTTCCAGACTAGTCCTTCTCAGATCCTGTCCTATATGATGAGCTGTCACCAAATATTTCCTGTTTGAGCAGGTGCTAAAATAACTGGGCTGAGAAAAAAGTGAACTTGTAGAAAAGTTTCTGCCTTCCTGTAACAAGTAGCGTCTATAAAACCATCCATTCCCATTTGAACTACGGATGAACTGCATTTTTAATGAAAATTTGGTGtgtttctcttccccaccccttttactAGAAAACCCTCCTAGTGCCAAGCAACCTACCAAGATGCTGGTCATCAAAAAGGTTTCAAAAGAAGATCCTGCTGCTGCCTTCTCAGCTGCATTTACGTCACCAGGGCCTCAGCTTTCAAATGGCAACAAGGCAACTACCATTGTCCCAAGCGTCTACAAAAATCTGGTTCCCAAGCCTGCAACACCCCCTTCCAAGGTATGCATAGGTTCACTCAGATAAAAGGCAAAGGTACCACTGCAGGGGAAGTTTTAACATTCTGTTGACTAACCTAAGGGAAATATTAAATTGTGCTGTACTAAGCCTGTACAATACTATTAGAATGTAAATGGAAATAAGGGGTTCCTGTTGAAGgttaagttttctttaaaaaactggTTATCTTGAGTTAGTGTTCTATATGCACttccctccttttctcttttcttcccgcTCCCCAATGTGAGGGTGTGCCCTCTCTCCTTTGCTGAGAAGGGCTGCATTATGACAACCAGTAGACACAGGAACATTTGTATTAAGCTCTCAACAATCTCTATTTACTTGTGACTTAGGGACATGTGCCAGGTTCCCTCGTTACTCCAGTTCTGCATGCTTTCTCCCCAGCTGTTCCTGGCTTCTACTTTTATATTCCCTGTCTTCAACTCTTAGTGTTTCCTCTCCAGTTTAAATGTTTTACACAGGGTGTTACCATATAATCACCATGCACAACATGTGTCTTGTAGGCTAAATGCAGCCCCCTCTATTTGCACACATTCAGGGGAATTCTAATTGCCCACTGTTGCACCTTCTCACCTCTTTGTAGGAATAAGCAAGGCCTGCCAAAGCCCGTCACAAGTAAAAATGGGGATGGGAATCTTTCTACATTACTCTGAccacttttcttttccttctccttttcctggaTCCATGATGGGGCTGGTGCCAGTTTTTTCAGCCTGCTGACAAAAATATAAATAGTAATCAAGGTGACTGTCTAGTTTTAAGCAAGATAAAAAATTAAGTTACTAGATTAATTATTGATGTTGCTTTTATGCAGTTTCTCGCTCCCTAATGCTACTGTATTTGTTCTCTTCTCATGGTAGCCAAGCCAATGGAAAGCTAACAGAAGTGAACATAAACCAGGCTCGCTCTCCTCCAGCCGTGATTCTGCTTTTACAAGTCCAGTGTCTGTAACCAAACCTGCTATACTGGCCAGTGGCTCTGTTCTCACCTCTTCCAAAGAGGTAAGCTTGAAAGGTTGAATTAAAAAACTGGATTTGAAAGTATTTGAACATGAGTGAACATACACTTATGATCACCCAGCTTAAATGACACAAATAGAAATGAGGTAGGGAGGACAGGATCCCTCTGGTAAAAAGTAAACTCTGGAAGATTTGCAGCACTTTTATTCTCTCTACAGAGTCCTTCCAGCATCACCCCTCCCATTGAAATAAACTCCTCTCGCTTGACAAAGCTGATGCGCCGCACCACAGATAAGAAGAGTGAGTTCTTGAAGGCCTTGAAGGATGACCGGAATGGGGAGTTGCCAGAGCGCCATGAGAGCAACAAATTGGAGGATGTAAGGGTGCAGCTCCGGTTTTTCTTTCTAGAGTATTAAAACGATAGGGATTTTTGAGTGTGAAATGAAATGCTGTGTTAAAAGTATGGCAGAGCTGGTATTTCCCAACTATTCTAAGTGCTTGACTTGTCTGGTAATCAGCTACTTTTTATAGGAATTTGAATTTTGGTTCTGTTCTTTGACTTGTGCAGATAGGTGATAAAAGATAGTTAAAGGAGTGAGTTTTCGCATAAACAAAATATGTGTCCTCTTCATGCACAGTATATCCATTTAGAAAATAACCCCTGCAGAAATTCATTTTTAATCTATATATACTAGTTCTttcaacaaataaaacaaagctgTATTTAATTTTTAGAAATGTAAAGTGCATAACACAAAACAGTATAGACAGTTTCATTCCCCCACTCCCCAAATAATTGTGCTGGACTAGCACATTAAGGTAATTGAaagcttttaaaatctttttactTTTGGGAAATAAAGGGTGATAGAGGTATTAAAGAGTACTGGCTACTGACCTTGGAAGCAAAAGACCTTATTGGTTACAATAAGGTTATAACTAAGTATTTTGTCAGATGTCTGTGGGACCAGATCCAATGTGTGCAGAATACATGGTTAAGTTATTTGTTGGGAACTCATTCACAATCCTGATTGTAGGATTCATCAAGCCTCGAAAATTGCACACACAGCACCCTGTTGCACATGTGTTTTTACTTTGCTGGATTGTGTTCTTATTAGTAGGACTTGCTTAACATTCTAGAAACTACAGCTTCTAGATAGAGGGATCttgaaaaaaagaatatttttacAATGTAATTTGTTAGCATTAATTATGGTCAGGAAGGCTGGGTATATATTGATTATTTTTCCAAAAGTAAACTCCTTACAGAGCAATTTGTGCATGTTTTGAAGTCTTGCTGGGCTTATTCCATAGCAAGTGTGGTTTTGATTGGATAGATGATAGTACAAGAGTGGTTGTTTGATGCTATGATCTAAAGGCCTAGGTAGGCCTTTTGTGATATACAAGGCCTACCTGGCTCAGCAGCCTTCACCAGGCAATTTGACTTATTTTTTTCTCCCTTGCCAGATGGAGGATGGCAGCACACCCGAACCAAAGGAAAACTGGGAAGAGAATTGTCACCAAAATGGTCTTTCTCTGCCTTTAGAAGAAGGGGAGAACCTTTCTCACTCATTAGAAGCAGAACACAGGTGAGAGGGAAGACAGGCTGCTAAGGAACATCTTTTTCTACCAGCGTTGTAGATAAATTAGTGGAATAAGAGTCAGAAGTAAAAGTagaacctgaaacttcttaaagTTCTCTCACCAACCACAATATATTGTCAGTTTTTGCTTCTATTGTTTGATCATGCTGTTCTTGCAGCGTAGTGTGCCATTTTGCTATCCTGCACTGGGTACTCATATACATTTTGCTATCCTGCACTGGGTACTCATATACAAAGAGTATATACTATACACTTTGCACAGAGGCATATGATTTGAAAGGTGATGGCAAGGGTGACTCCCTAACAGCTATCTATCACACATAAGACCAGAATGTTTTTGTGGAATAAATCATTCTGACACTACCCCAGCTGTTTGAACACAACAGTAGACACTTAATGTCACGGCTAGATCAGGCCTGCATAAACCGTGACCCAGTAACTGCTCAACCTCTGATGCTGCAGTGCTGCTCCCTCAAAGCAGGCATAGGAGCAATGGCTCCTTATCTgttagggatgctttagttgtgattcctgcattgcagggagttggactagataacccttaggataacttccaactctacagttctatgtttcAAAATAGGAGTAGGGAGCAAGGTGTATTTGCCATCATTTGTCACAGAGTCCCTGTAGGCAGTGATGTTGCTGCTACAAGGTAGAGTGAGTTGGGGAAGAGAAATTTTCTCCTGTTTGCTCTGGAAGAGGCAGATGACACAATTATTTTGCTTATAAAGGACTTTCTATTTTTCAGTCAAATCACCCCTCAGATTTTGACATGCTGACAAGCACCTAATACATGCATATCAGCGTGCATACACAAAAAACTATTCCTCAAGAATAGTTGCTTTCTTACTAATGAATAAAGAATACAAGAGGTGTATTCTACTCAGTTATAACCTGAGAGGGAGAAGGCGGCAAGCCCATCCACTTGGCTTTTAGCTCCAGCCATCACTGGTCCAGTTCTTTCTCACATTAACCCTCAGGGAGTGGGCCTGTCACAAAAAAGCTCCCCATTCCTGCCTTATTCCTTTTTCATTCCACAGCCCCTCATAACCACATCATTTACTTTCATTACCTAGGTCCTTCTTCATAAAGTTACCCCATGTTCCTTAGCAGCTGAAGAATGCTTGTTAAATAATTGTTAACAATTATTTAACATTATTTAACAAACATTGTTAACAATGCTTGTTAAATAGAACTTAACTAGGCTATTCATGTAAAAATCAGTGGTGAGTATCTATAGAAAACGTGTCAATTTTGTATGCATTGTGATGTGGGGGTGGGTCTTTCTTCCATTGTTAAtccaacctctctttctcaacccACCCCATCACCTTTAAATTGCTAGGTTATTGAAAGCAATGGGGTGGCAAGAGTACCCTGAAAATGATGAGAATTGCCTTCCCCTCACAGAGGATGAGCTCAAAGAGTTCCAAATAAAGTCAGAGCAGGTATGTTTAGCTTCTGTGCTTAATATTATCGGTCGTTTCCtagatttatttcataaaacctgTGAGATGATGACTGCAAAAGCGTCTACTCAGTTATTTTTTTGCATGTTGACAAGCCTATATAGACTTTGTTTTATATGTACATAGTATTAGAGTGTACTCTGCTTTGAGCTCTGTCTgaatggaaaagggggaaagaatatgaattcattttcctttctttcctgcaGCTAAGAAGAAACGGCTTTAGGAAGAATGGATTTCTTCAAGGCCGTGGCAACAGTCAACTATTCTCCCACTGGAGAAGCACTTTTAAGACAGAGTTTGAGGAGTCGGATACAGAAACAAGTAGCAGTGAAACTTCAGACGATGATGCCTGAAAATAGGCACAAAAACCCACAGTACAAAACAACCCAGCAAACTCAGTTT
The Podarcis raffonei isolate rPodRaf1 chromosome 6, rPodRaf1.pri, whole genome shotgun sequence DNA segment above includes these coding regions:
- the GPBP1L1 gene encoding vasculin-like protein 1 produces the protein MAQHDFVPAWLNFSTPQSAKAPGTTLEKHGEHLPRGEGRFGVSRRRHNSSDGFFNNGPLRTAGDCWHQPSLHRHDSVDSGASKGVHVGLAGNQPGWYGSSRGHDGMNQRGGGGTGSHRHWNGNFHSRKGSAFQEKPPAETREEKEEKEKLQFEEEDFPSLNPEAGKQNSQSKPVGTPSGVWENPPSAKQPTKMLVIKKVSKEDPAAAFSAAFTSPGPQLSNGNKATTIVPSVYKNLVPKPATPPSKPSQWKANRSEHKPGSLSSSRDSAFTSPVSVTKPAILASGSVLTSSKESPSSITPPIEINSSRLTKLMRRTTDKKSEFLKALKDDRNGELPERHESNKLEDMEDGSTPEPKENWEENCHQNGLSLPLEEGENLSHSLEAEHRLLKAMGWQEYPENDENCLPLTEDELKEFQIKSEQLRRNGFRKNGFLQGRGNSQLFSHWRSTFKTEFEESDTETSSSETSDDDA